From Haliotis asinina isolate JCU_RB_2024 chromosome 8, JCU_Hal_asi_v2, whole genome shotgun sequence, a single genomic window includes:
- the LOC137295335 gene encoding probable glutamate receptor, with amino-acid sequence MRYQTDFVQTHCFQDGRARKLICTMRIIILFTYTYSYIWALSLDIVLNTEEYEKCPNPTVCSVRDQLNVTSWLISAGEQFAASKTVRSVDGGIVVLASLSPCQRHFSPSTNRNDTPISICSTVCTTFLSSHTIYVQSVLNVTKQTIFDALVRPDSVEDVMRGITSLLNDVEWKTFVVITSSYDVLTELSGGRLASIKLLLYMIDDLNHPLESIDLASIYELLPEEDLNFLVMCPSECISKLLNQAHRMDSNSTKMESAGSSKWLVIPSSGSAMDIAHSREALKTEGVVFLEFMPCSKYFAPLNLEIIAEQRSNMTEQKVEQIQRPPIVRDSVVQAKLQVLSESQTGAKIETVGYIGRDNSVEVKHPLYHVNSYGFHNRTLTVGILEWPLFVIKKVENGAVRFDGLCMQLLQELAKQLNFSYRLVEPKDKEWGREVNGSWTGLVKLLINEEADMTVAPMAITESRATVIDFTVPYFYTNSVLILSTQDPHKWLTLLYLFRYEVLVCILASLIFSTVFLFLIEEVTPVRSGTDGRPTEMLSRYGNILWYHFGALVAKGGTYLPETESGRTVLSCWWLFAVIMATIYSGNLIAFLANGREKPPFSSLAEMVQQDTYTWGFVGGTALVTLFQDSNISDYQKIWRRVKEMTAKDPDWLSQNINKHLGRVAESQYVFISGESIMEMWDDSRRCNLQILNEEFRSTPIAVGLPKHSEHVHVFSHQILKVFESGLLDLWWNRLKPKHQCQSLSRQTQRVDLSTLQSAFYGAGVGVAMALLVLICEIIHKRRCKPSQHRKSESDEEDSMRSDASS; translated from the exons ATGAG GTATCAGACAGACTTCGTCCAGACACATTGCTTCCAGGACGGACGTGCGAGGAAATTAATTTGTACCATGCGTATAATCATCTTGTTTACGTATACATATTCGTACATTTGGGCTCTATCTCTGG ATATTGTCCTGAACACTGAGGAGTATGAGAAATGCCCAAATCCTACCGTGTGCTCGGTCAGGGATCAGTTAAATGTGACAAGTTGGCTGATCTCTGCAGGGGAGCAATTTGCTGCATCGAAAACAG TGAGATCAGTGGATGGGGGTATTGTGGTCCTCGCATCGCTCTCTCCTTGTCAGCGTCACTTCAGTCCCTCAACCAACAGGAATGACACCCCTATCAGCATTTGCTCCACTGTCTGCACGACGTTCCTATCCAGCCACACAATATATGTCCAATCAGTGTTAAACGTCACAAAGCAAACCATCTTTGATGCCCTCGTCAGACCCGATTCTGTGGAAGACGTCATGCGCGGCATTACCTCATTACTCAATGACGTGGAGTGGAAGACGTTCGTTGTTATAACTTCATCTTATGACG ttttgactGAACTGTCTGGCGGTAGACTGGCTTCGATCAAGTTACTGCTGTATATGATAGATGATCTCAACCATCCACTTGAAAGTATTGACCTCGCCAGTATCTATGAGCTGCTTCCGGAGGAGGACCTCAACTTTCTTGTGATGTGTCCCTCCGAATGTATATCGAAACTCCTCAATCAG GCTCACCGGATGGATTCAAACTCGACAAAGATGGAATCAGCTGGGAGCTCGAAATGGCTGGTGATTCCTTCTTCCGGAAGTGCCATGGATATTGCTCACAGTCGTGAGGCACTAAAAACTGAGGGTGTTGTGTTTCTGGAGTTCATGCCCTGCTCGAAGTATTTTGCACCGCTG AACCTGGAGATTATCGCCGAGCAAAGGAGTAATATGACAGAACAGAAAGTTGAACAGATACAGAGG CCTCCAATCGTAAGGGACTCCGTCGTTCAAGCTAAGCTCCAAGTGCTCAGCGAAAGTCAAACTGGGGCAAAGATTGAAACTGTGGGCTATATTGGAAGAGATAACTCCGTTGAGGTCAAGCATCCGCTCTATCATGTCAACAGTTACGGATTTCACAACCGAACGTTAACTGTCGGGATTCTAGAG TGGCCGCTATTTGTGATCAAGAAGGTGGAGAACGGCGCTGTCAGGTTCGATGGTCTTTGCATGCAGCTGTTGCAGGAACTGGCAAAACAACTCAATTTCAG TTACAGGCTGGTGGAGCCCAAAGACAAGGAGTGGGGGCGGGAAGTCAATGGCAGTTGGACGGGGCTGGTCAAGCTGCTTATTAATGAG GAAGCTGATATGACTGTGGCACCGATGGCTATAACAGAGAGCAGAGCCACGGTCATCGATTTCACAGTGCCATACTTCTACACCAATTCAGTACTTATTCTCAGCACACAAGATCCACACAAATGGTTGACCCTTCTATACCTGTTCCGTTACGAGGTTCTTGTTTGTATCCTCGCCTCACTCATCTTCTCCACTGTCTTCCTCTTCCTGATAGAAGAAGTGACACCAGTTCGTTCGGGGACGGACGGCAGGCCCACGGAAATGCTGAGTCGTTATGGAAATATACTCTGGTATCACTTTGGAGCTCTTGTGGCAAAGG gaggGACATACCTTCCAGAAACAGAGTCCGGACGCACGGTGCTCAGCTGTTGGTGGCTTTTCGCTGTGATAATGGCAACTATCTACAGTGGTAACCTCATAGCGTTCCTCGCTAACGGACGAGAGAAACCGCCTTTCTCCAGTCTGGCTGAGATGGTGCAACAGGACACATACACGTGGGGGTTTGTGGGAGGAACAGCACTTGTCACTCTCTTTCAG GACTCCAACATTTCCGACTATCAGAAAATATGGCGACGTGTAAAGGAAATGACAGCAAAGGATCCTGACTGGTTGAGTCAAAATATCAACAAGCACCTGGGCCGAGTAGCCGAGAGCCAGTATGTCTTTATTTCAGGCGAGTCTATTATGGAAATGTGGGACGATTCAAGGCGGTGTAATCTACAGATACTGAATGAGGAATTCCGTTCCACGCCAATTGCAGTTGGCCTACCCAAACACAGTGAACACGTTCATGTCTTCTCCCATCA AATATTGAAGGTATTCGAAAGCGGCCTGCTGGATCTGTGGTGGAATCGGTTGAAACCCAAACATCAGTGTCAATCTCTCAGTAGACAAACACAGAGAGTGGATCTATCAACATTGCAGAGCGCCTTCTATGGTGCAGGAGTGGGTGTGGCCATGGCACTCTTAGTCCTTATTTGTGAAATAATTCATAAACGGAgatgtaaaccaagtcagcatagAAAGTCTGAGAGTGATGAAGAAGACTCCATGAGATCTGATGCTTCATCGTAG